The genomic region TTCGCTGTCAGCCCCAGCGCTGTGGCGTACAGCAGGGGCAGTCCCAGGGCATCGCGCAGTGCCTCCGCCCAACTGCGGGAACCGCCCCCGCGCGAGGCAATCATCGCCCCCACCGAGCTGGTCAGCACGGCCGAGGGGATGAAGTACAGCGTCCCCAGGGCCAGGCCCAGCTCCCCGAAGGCAAAGTAGCAGATGGACAGCCCGTAGTTGCCGCAGTTGGTGAAGGCCAGCCCGATCATCATGGCACTGCTTCGGTCGCGCCCCAGCCGCAGTATGCGCGTCAACAGCCACCCCAGCGCCAGCATGACCAGGACAGCGAGGACGGAAATGCCGGCCATGCGGGCCAGGTCCTGGCGGGCCACCTGGGCCTTGACCATAGCGCTGAAGCCCAGGCAGGGCGAGAGGAAGTAGAGATTGGTGCGCGAGAGGGTGCGCACGTCGATGTCCAGGCGCCGCTGGAGCAGGTAGCCGGCGCCGGCGATGAACATCACCGGGGCGATGACCTCGATCAGGATGGAAAGCAGTTTGCTGACCACGATGATGGGCTCCTGCGGGGGATGGGAAGAGGATGGGGGCCTGTCAGCCGATGTCGTCGGTCGTCTCGCCGGCGGCTTCTCCCTCGGGCTCCTCCATATTGCTGTACAGCTCATACTCCGCCAGTTCGGGCGTGAATACCTCCAGCGCGTACTCGGGATGAATGCCCATGGTGGTGCTTAATTCCGCCAGGAGCGAGTCAATGAGCAGTTCGCGCCGGCGGTCATCCAGCGGGGCCACGATCTCCTTCCATAACAGCAAGGTGCCATACGTTCCATCCGGGGTGAAATGCAGGTCCAGCTTGCCGATGCTGACCGGGTTCAGGTTCTCGTCCAGGCGGTCCAGGTCGAAGAGGGCATACTGCTCCGATTGGGCGGTGCGCAACAGGCGCTTTTTGTGGAGGTTCATCCCGAATCCCTCACCGTGTGACGTGGGCCCATGATGACCCGCCGGCCAAGAGCTGGATCGGCGCTGCAGAAAGGGGTGAGTTGCCGACCGGGGCAACTCACCCCTGTGGTTCGCAAACCTTTAGAAAGCCATATCGGGTTTCCAGACCTCCCAGACCTTGCCGGCCAGATCCGGACCAGGTTTAAGGGTGGGTTTGCCGGGCTGCCATCCCGAGGGCATGACCTCCCCGGTGGCGCGGACGTGCTGGAAGGCCTTGATCTGTCGGATCAATTCGGCCACGTTGCGGCCCACTGCCGGCGTGAGCACCTCCATGGCCTGAATCACGCCGTCGGGGTCAATGATAAAGCGGCCGCGGATATCCACGCCGGCGTCCTCATCATACACGCCGTAGATGCGCCCGATTTTCCCGCCGGCGTCGGAGAGCATGGGATACGGCACCCCACCGGGCACCATTTTCGAAAGCTCCTGCTCCTGCCAGATCTTGTGGGTGAAGCGGCTGTCCACACTTACCGCGAGAACTTCGACATCGAGGGCTTTCAGCTCTTCATACTTGACGGCAACTGCCGACAGTTCGGTGGGTCAAACGAAGGTGAAATCCCCTGGATAGAAGCACAGAACGACCCAATGGCCTTTGTAATCCGACAGACGGATGTTCTTGAAGCCGCCCTGATGATAGGCATTGGCTTCAAAATCTGGGGCTGGTTTACCGACCCGTGCTAGCATGGCTGGTACCTCCTTTGGCGCCGCGCCAGTGGCGGCAGGTGTGGGTTCGGGAACAGTGAGAGGTCCCGCGGCCGGCTCCACACACGATACGTTGCCTTCCTTTTCTACCATATCCACCTCCTGGTAGTGAAGTAGAGTTAGCCCAGCACCGGGGGATCACCAGCGGTCGAGATCATCCTCATCATCGAGGAAGTCATCCTCTTCCTCATCTTCCCAATCTTCTTCCCAGTCCCAATCCTCCCAATCGTCGGACTCGTCCTCGTCGCCGGCGCCGCGCCGCTCCTCCTCTTCGACCAGCCGCAACAGCTCGTTGATCTCCGGGAACTGTGCGCCGAAGGTCAGCTCCTCCATGGCGTCCTGGGCCACGTCAAACAGGTCCTCGTCCTCGCTGGCGATGATATGCTCCAGGATGGCCTTGGCGCCCTTGCCGCCCACCTTGCCCAGGGCCAGCACCGCATCCCGCCGGATATCGAGGTCGTCCTCATAGTCCAGGATGCGGGCCAGCAAATCGGTGGCTTCCTGCAGTTCGAGCTCGCCGGCCGCGCGCACCGCCTCATGGCGCATCATGCGGTCCTCGCTCATCAGCTCCTGCATGATGATCTTGCCCCAGCGGCGGTCCGCACTGCGGCCCATGGCGACAATGGCGCTCATGCGCATGTCGGAATGATCATCCTCATAGGCGTCGCGGATGACCGCCTGGATATCCGGATTGCCGGAGAAGCCGATGGATTCCACCGCCCGCCGGCGCAGTTCCAGCGGCTCCTTGGGATTGTGGATGATGGTCAGCAGGGCCGACTCGATGGCCGCGGCCAGCGATGGCTCAATCTCATCAAATTCCGCCAGATAGACAAAGCGCCCCAGTCCAACGGCCACCGCACTGCGCACCGAGATATCCGGGTCTTCCATCAGCATGTGCAGGAAGGTGCTGGCGAGAGATTCCTCCTCGCATTCCCAGAGGCCCTCCACCGCTTTGCGCCGAATCTGGGGAAGCGGGTCGCTGAGGGCCTCGCGAAAGATGCGGTCGAAGCAGTACTCGAAGCTGTCCTGGGCGATCTGTGCCAGTGTGCTGATGGTGTTCAGGCGGATATCCGCCGGCAGTTCCGCCCATACCTGTCGAAATTCTCGCATTTGCTGGCGGTTCAAGTCCGACAACGCCCGAATGTCGGCCTTCCGCAGATGCCGCTCACCCTGCCGCAAGCGGAGCAAAACCTGTTCGAATGCATCACTCATACGTTCGCTTTGCATATACCCCTTTCTGTTCAGTACATCATTACCTATCTATGAGGGCTGCCACCGCGTTGGCTGTGGCGTGCCTGCTCCTTCGCTCCAACGCCGGGTATGCCGTGTTCCTTGGCTTTTCCAACTCATCAGTTATATTGTAGCACACAGAAGGGCCCCGGTCAATTACCTGACGCGATTTTCCGGGAGGAAAAGCGTGATTGGGCGCAAAGGGCCTGCATGATTGACGCCCCTCGCCTTTCATGGTATGATATGAGGCCGATTGTCCGATCCGATATCTACTCCCACTGCGAGGGGATACCATGGAAGCATATACCCTACAAGGCACGGAAGCCGAACAGCGAGTCGCCGGCTGGCTCCTGAACCTGTTCGCGCTGCGCGGCTTCAGCTTCGCACTGGACGCCGTCATCGAGTTCGAACAGGCGGAGCTGGTGAGCTACTTCATGGAGCGAGGGTTGGATTCCGACGAGGAGCGGGTGCGCGCCGCGTTAGAAGCGGCGGTCGCCGCCAACCCTCAGCTTTTCCACCGCCGGGAAACGCCGGCCGGGGTGGTCTACTGGGCGCGCAAGCGCGAGCTGATCCCGGCCCTGCGGCCGGCCGCGCCGGCGCCTACCGCTATGCCGTCCACTCCCAAACCCGCCGCCCCCAAAAAAGCGGCCGCGCCAGCCCCTGCGCCGGCGCCAACGCCGGCACCAGCTCCCGCCCCCGCGCCTGAACCCGCGCCCGAACCTGCGCCCGCGCCAGAGGCTCCGAAAGCCGAAGCCCCTGCGCCGGCCGCGGCCAAACCGGTGGACAGCCTGGGCGACCTGCCCGTGAGCCAGCGCTATCAACTGGCCATCCTGCTGGCGCTCCACCAGCTTGGCGGCCAGGCCAAAGCCGGCGACGTCATTGACCGGGTGCCGGCCCTGATGACCCTGCCCGAGGAGCACGAGGGCACCTATCTGCGCGGCTCCAAAGGCACGGTGGAGGAGCCGAAGTACGTGAAATATGTGCACTGGGAGCGGCGCAATCTGGTGGACCAGGGAGAGCTGGNNNNNNNNNAGGCCGGCCTAGCGGCCTGAACACACCGTTCACAGCGCACCAACGGCCTCCCGCAATAGGACGCGGGAGGCCGTTGTTTTTTCCGCCGCAGGCTCGCGCCGGCGTCAGGTAATGACGCTCCCGAACGGCATCAGCGCCAGCCGCGCCAGCTTGAAATGCTGGCGGGCGAAGGGCAGTCCGACGATGGTGATTGCCATGAGCAAAGCCAGCGCCAGATGGCAGACAGCCAGCCAAATCCCTCCGATGAGGAGCCACAGCACATTCATGGCCACGCCCAGGGGGCCGGAAGCGAAGCCGGTGATCCGTATCTCACTGCCAAAGGGAAAGAGCGCCAGCCCCGCCAACCTGAACGACTGCACACCGAACGGGATGCCCACGACGGTCAGGCAGAGGACCACGCCGCCCAGGGCATACCACAGTGCGACAAGGATGCCGCCCGTCAACATCCACAGGAGATCGCCCAGCACATTGATGAGCACACGGAATAACGCTCTGAGTAACCCAGCCATGTTTGCGCACTCCTGAAAATGGGCCGCTACTTGCGGCGCAGGACGGGGGAATCAAACCACAGGCCGGTCACCTTAAGGGGATCTGTCGTCATATCGAAGACCACCCGCACCACCACATTGGCGTCTTTCTCGAACTGGGCCGTATAGATGACAATGCGGTACTGGTCCTTATCCAGCACCCTATCGAGCTGATGGGACTGATAGCGGCCGATTTTCCCGATGACGGCCTGGTAGACCTGTTCGAACTTCTCCCCACTGCTGACGGAGCGCATGGTCTCATCCATGTCGCGCAGATAGCCGGCCTCGTCATGGTTGCTCAACGCCGTGAGGAGCTGAACGGTGATCGGCTCGACCTTTTCGGCAAAGGCCCGCGCCTCCTCCGCCGGCACCGTCTTATAGCCGGCGGCACAGCCGGCCAGCAGGGCCAGCACCACCAGCGCCGGCACCATCCACCGTATCCTTCTCATGGGCCTGCCTCCTTTCGCTTCCGCGCAAGATGCCCGCACCGAAAATATTATACCCCAAACCGGGAGGCCGGCGAATCTGCGGGACATCCCACGCGCGAACGAATTGACAATCCCCCGATTCATGCTATGATGGAGATGGCCTTCACAAACACAGGGTCGTGTCGCTCGATGGAGAGGGACAGGAGGGAGGACAATGAAGAGAACCGATTGGAGCGAGCGCCTGCGCATCTCGCCGGCGCAGTTGGAGCGCATCAACGCCGTGCTGACCGGCGATAACCGGGCCATGCAGGCCTTTTTCGATGTGGTGGCGCGCTACGGCACGCCGGAGGAGATCAACCGCAAGGCAGAGGAAGCGCGCCGGCTCCCCAACATCCTGGCCCGCCTGCGGGAGATGGATTCGCCCTACCTGCGCGACCTGGAATGGCTGGAGCAAGAGCGAGACGCCGGCGCCTTTATCTCCCTGCCGGCCTACCGCCGGCGCGTCCTCGGGCCGAAGGCCGACGAGATGGCCTTCGACGAGCGCCACGCCGTCACGCTGGAGATCAGCGCTCTCCAGTTCTTCCCCTGGCTGATCGTCGAGGCACAGCAGGCCATCGCCCAGGGGGAGCTGATGCCCGGCCGCTACATCCGGGTGCGCAAGATGAAGGAGCAGGAAGAGGCTGGCGAAGGGGAAATCCTGGCCGTGTGCGCCGCCATGCAGATCATCGGCGCCAGCTAC from Anaerolineae bacterium harbors:
- a CDS encoding AEC family transporter, with protein sequence MVSKLLSILIEVIAPVMFIAGAGYLLQRRLDIDVRTLSRTNLYFLSPCLGFSAMVKAQVARQDLARMAGISVLAVLVMLALGWLLTRILRLGRDRSSAMMIGLAFTNCGNYGLSICYFAFGELGLALGTLYFIPSAVLTSSVGAMIASRGGGSRSWAEALRDALGLPLLYATALGLTANLAGWHVPDPLVKATDLAGKASVPILLMVLGMQLTRAQLDKDWPTLALGTAVRLLIGPAVGVLLANALHLSGVAWQVAVLQSAMPAAVTSVIITTEFRSAPEYASGMVLMTTLASTLTLTVLMALIT
- a CDS encoding peroxiredoxin; this translates as MVEKEGNVSCVEPAAGPLTVPEPTPAATGAAPKEVPAMLARVGKPAPDFEANAYHQGGFKNIRLSDYKGHWVVLCFYPGDFTFVUPTELSAVAVKYEELKALDVEVLAVSVDSRFTHKIWQEQELSKMVPGGVPYPMLSDAGGKIGRIYGVYDEDAGVDIRGRFIIDPDGVIQAMEVLTPAVGRNVAELIRQIKAFQHVRATGEVMPSGWQPGKPTLKPGPDLAGKVWEVWKPDMAF
- a CDS encoding HEAT repeat domain-containing protein — encoded protein: MSDAFEQVLLRLRQGERHLRKADIRALSDLNRQQMREFRQVWAELPADIRLNTISTLAQIAQDSFEYCFDRIFREALSDPLPQIRRKAVEGLWECEEESLASTFLHMLMEDPDISVRSAVAVGLGRFVYLAEFDEIEPSLAAAIESALLTIIHNPKEPLELRRRAVESIGFSGNPDIQAVIRDAYEDDHSDMRMSAIVAMGRSADRRWGKIIMQELMSEDRMMRHEAVRAAGELELQEATDLLARILDYEDDLDIRRDAVLALGKVGGKGAKAILEHIIASEDEDLFDVAQDAMEELTFGAQFPEINELLRLVEEEERRGAGDEDESDDWEDWDWEEDWEDEEEDDFLDDEDDLDRW
- a CDS encoding YccF domain-containing protein; its protein translation is MNVLGDLLWMLTGGILVALWYALGGVVLCLTVVGIPFGVQSFRLAGLALFPFGSEIRITGFASGPLGVAMNVLWLLIGGIWLAVCHLALALLMAITIVGLPFARQHFKLARLALMPFGSVIT
- a CDS encoding DUF3887 domain-containing protein, yielding MRRIRWMVPALVVLALLAGCAAGYKTVPAEEARAFAEKVEPITVQLLTALSNHDEAGYLRDMDETMRSVSSGEKFEQVYQAVIGKIGRYQSHQLDRVLDKDQYRIVIYTAQFEKDANVVVRVVFDMTTDPLKVTGLWFDSPVLRRK